In a single window of the Ancylobacter polymorphus genome:
- a CDS encoding CHAD domain-containing protein: protein MTEKVSDSAAAPVDSPAPAGDAPPTRLALALDDAFTEAHDALALRDPEAAVHGVRKGFKRLRALLRLAEAARARAVSQRARAARRALAQTARHLAQARDAAAREDALDDLVAKAGLAKATRRAAGRALASTDAPVPQGDGVGAHRAALEAEMAALAEALPRLGAALDDGALCAALAASYAKARRAGRAVDPQDDESLHELRKDVIAQRYQMELVVADWPGLGQFWVDELQRLRDKLGKHHDLAVLRTLVEAHPARAGRRPAWCAPLLAAIAARQGKLAHTALLLHARLFAEKPKAFRRRLSAYMSAVSERK, encoded by the coding sequence ATGACGGAGAAGGTTTCGGACAGCGCTGCGGCGCCGGTGGATAGTCCCGCTCCGGCGGGCGATGCGCCGCCGACGCGCCTCGCGCTGGCATTGGACGACGCCTTCACCGAGGCCCACGACGCTCTTGCCCTCCGCGATCCGGAAGCGGCGGTGCACGGGGTGCGCAAGGGCTTCAAGCGGCTGCGGGCGCTGCTGCGGCTCGCCGAGGCCGCCCGCGCGCGCGCGGTCTCCCAGCGCGCCCGCGCCGCCCGGCGCGCCTTGGCACAAACCGCCCGCCATCTCGCCCAGGCCCGCGACGCGGCGGCGCGGGAGGACGCGCTGGACGATCTCGTCGCCAAGGCCGGCCTTGCCAAGGCGACGCGCCGGGCCGCCGGCCGCGCCCTCGCCAGCACCGACGCGCCGGTGCCGCAGGGCGATGGCGTCGGCGCGCATCGCGCCGCGCTGGAGGCAGAAATGGCGGCTCTGGCCGAAGCCCTCCCCCGGCTTGGCGCCGCGCTGGATGACGGCGCGCTGTGTGCGGCGCTGGCCGCCTCCTATGCCAAGGCGCGCCGCGCCGGCCGCGCCGTCGACCCACAAGACGACGAAAGCCTGCATGAGTTGCGCAAGGATGTGATCGCCCAGCGCTACCAGATGGAGCTGGTGGTCGCCGACTGGCCGGGGCTCGGCCAGTTCTGGGTCGACGAATTGCAGCGGCTGCGCGACAAGCTCGGCAAGCATCACGATCTCGCCGTGCTGCGCACGCTGGTCGAAGCGCATCCCGCGCGCGCCGGCCGGCGCCCGGCCTGGTGCGCCCCGCTGCTCGCCGCCATCGCCGCGCGGCAGGGCAAGCTGGCCCACACCGCCCTGCTTCTCCATGCCCGGCTGTTTGCGGAGAAGCCGAAGGCCTTTCGCCGTCGGCTTTCCGCCTATATGTCTGCTGTATCCGAGCGGAAATAG